A single region of the Nisaea sediminum genome encodes:
- the nuoL gene encoding NADH-quinone oxidoreductase subunit L codes for MYAAIVFLPLLGSLVAGLGNRAIGDRPAQLVTCGAMFGSLALSIIAFFDVALGGNPVTIELFTWIASGSMEAAWSLKFDTLTAVMLIVVTGVSTMVHVYSVGYMSHDHSKPRFMSYLSLFTFAMLMLVTADNLVQLFFGWEGVGLASYLLIGFWFHKPSANAAAMKAFIVNRVGDFGFALGIFGTYLLFDTVVLDDIFAAVPEKAAVTMEFLGYEWHAMTVLCLLLFIGAMGKSAQLGLHTWLPDAMEGPTPVSALIHAATMVTAGVFMVARLSPMMEFSETALMVITIVGATTAFFAATVGLCQNDIKRVIAYSTCSQLGYMFFACGVSAYSAAIFHLMTHAFFKALLFLGAGSVIHAMSDEQDMRNMGGIWKHIKLTYIMMWIGSWALVGLPPFAGFFSKDLIIEVAYAKHTGVGDYAFWLGVGAAFMTAFYSWRLLIMTFHGKPRASQEVMSHIHESPSVMTIPLMVLAAGAVLSGWLGYQYFGGEMRAEFWGAALFVAEGNDTIEAAHHVPAWVKIIPIVVTVGGIGLAYLMYMFMPGLPAKLASSFRPVYLFLLNKWYFDELYDFLFVRPAMKIGRIFWKNGDGAIIDGFGPDGVSLVTRLAAVRAGKMQSGYVYHYAFVMMIGVVAIISWYMLTSGN; via the coding sequence ATGTACGCCGCAATCGTCTTCCTGCCGCTGCTCGGCAGTCTCGTCGCGGGCCTCGGAAACCGGGCCATCGGCGACCGCCCGGCCCAGCTGGTCACCTGCGGAGCCATGTTCGGCTCGCTCGCCCTTTCGATCATCGCCTTTTTCGACGTCGCGCTGGGCGGCAACCCGGTCACGATCGAGCTCTTCACCTGGATCGCGTCCGGCTCCATGGAAGCGGCCTGGTCGCTCAAGTTCGATACCCTGACGGCGGTCATGCTGATCGTGGTCACCGGCGTCTCGACCATGGTGCACGTCTATTCCGTCGGCTACATGAGCCACGACCATTCGAAGCCGCGCTTCATGTCGTATCTCAGCCTCTTCACCTTCGCGATGCTGATGCTGGTGACGGCCGACAACCTGGTGCAGCTCTTCTTCGGCTGGGAGGGCGTCGGTCTCGCTTCCTATCTGCTGATCGGGTTCTGGTTCCACAAGCCGTCCGCCAACGCCGCCGCGATGAAGGCCTTCATCGTCAACCGCGTCGGCGATTTCGGCTTCGCGCTCGGCATCTTCGGCACCTACCTGCTGTTCGATACCGTCGTGCTGGACGACATCTTCGCCGCCGTGCCGGAAAAAGCCGCCGTGACCATGGAGTTCCTCGGCTACGAGTGGCATGCCATGACGGTGCTCTGCCTGCTGCTCTTCATCGGCGCCATGGGCAAGTCGGCGCAGCTCGGCCTGCACACCTGGCTCCCGGACGCGATGGAAGGTCCGACCCCGGTCTCCGCCCTCATCCATGCCGCCACCATGGTGACGGCCGGCGTATTCATGGTCGCGCGCCTGTCGCCGATGATGGAATTCTCCGAGACCGCGCTGATGGTGATCACCATCGTCGGGGCGACCACGGCCTTCTTCGCCGCGACCGTCGGCCTCTGCCAGAACGACATCAAGCGGGTGATCGCCTATTCGACCTGTAGCCAGCTCGGCTACATGTTCTTCGCCTGCGGTGTGTCGGCCTATTCCGCCGCCATCTTCCACCTGATGACGCATGCCTTCTTCAAGGCGCTGTTGTTCCTCGGCGCGGGTTCCGTGATCCACGCCATGTCGGACGAGCAGGACATGCGCAACATGGGCGGCATCTGGAAGCACATCAAACTCACCTACATCATGATGTGGATCGGCAGCTGGGCGCTGGTCGGCCTCCCGCCCTTCGCCGGGTTCTTCTCCAAGGACCTGATCATTGAGGTGGCCTATGCGAAACACACCGGGGTCGGCGATTACGCCTTCTGGCTCGGTGTCGGCGCCGCCTTCATGACCGCCTTCTACAGCTGGCGCCTGCTAATCATGACCTTCCACGGCAAGCCGCGGGCGAGCCAGGAGGTGATGAGCCACATCCACGAATCTCCGAGCGTGATGACCATTCCGCTGATGGTGCTCGCGGCCGGCGCGGTGCTCTCCGGCTGGCTCGGCTACCAGTATTTCGGCGGCGAGATGCGTGCGGAGTTCTGGGGCGCGGCGCTCTTCGTTGCCGAGGGCAACGACACGATCGAGGCGGCGCATCACGTCCCGGCCTGGGTGAAGATCATCCCGATCGTCGTCACGGTCGGCGGCATCGGGCTCGCCTACCTGATGTACATGTTCATGCCCGGCCTGCCGGCCAAACTCGCCAGCAGCTTCCGTCCGGTCTACCTGTTCCTCCTGAACAAGTGGTACTTCGACGAGCTCTACGACTTCCTCTTCGTGCGTCCGGCAATGAAGATCGGCCGCATCTTCTGGAAGAACGGCGACGGGGCGATCATCGACGGCTTCGGGCCGGACGGCGTCAGCCTGGTGACGCGCCTCGCGGCGGTCCGGGCCGGCAAGATGCAGTCGGGCTACGTCTACCACTACGCCTTCGTGATGATGATCGGCGTCGTCGCCATCATCTCCTGGTACATGCTGACGAGCGGGAACTAA